Proteins encoded together in one Kitasatospora albolonga window:
- a CDS encoding OHCU decarboxylase gives MPVQHRRPPQVSGAPGVPSAALVAGLARFNSAPFATAEAALLECCGSRRWAHRMAAHRPFPDLASLLAASDEAGYDLAPGDIAEALAAEPAPCLHHDAPRAAHLALRAAHAAYESRFGHSFVICLDACPPSQAVDQVLAGIRVRLTHEVDEERAVTADELRRLARSRLVELVIEGW, from the coding sequence ATACCCGTACAGCACCGCCGTCCACCGCAGGTGAGCGGGGCTCCCGGGGTACCGTCCGCCGCCCTGGTCGCCGGGCTCGCCCGCTTCAACAGCGCCCCCTTCGCCACCGCCGAGGCCGCCCTCCTGGAGTGCTGCGGCAGCCGCCGCTGGGCCCACCGGATGGCCGCCCACCGCCCCTTCCCGGACCTGGCGTCCCTGCTGGCCGCCTCCGACGAGGCGGGGTACGACCTGGCGCCCGGGGACATCGCGGAGGCGCTCGCCGCCGAGCCCGCCCCCTGTCTGCACCACGACGCGCCCCGCGCCGCCCATCTGGCGCTGCGGGCCGCGCACGCGGCGTACGAGAGCAGATTCGGCCATTCCTTCGTGATCTGCCTGGACGCGTGCCCGCCCTCGCAGGCCGTGGACCAGGTCCTGGCCGGCATCCGGGTCCGGCTGACGCACGAGGTGGACGAGGAGCGGGCCGTGACCGCCGACGAACTGCGCCGACTCGCCCGGAGCCGGCTCGTCGAGCTCGTGATCGAGGGCTGGTGA
- a CDS encoding succinate dehydrogenase flavoprotein subunit: MQIHKYDTVIVGAGGAGMRAAIEATKRSRTAVLTKLYPTRSHTGAAQGGMAAALANVEEDNWEWHTFDTIKGGDYLVDQDAAEILAKEAIDAVLDLEKMGLPFGRTPEGKIDQRRFGGHTRSHGEAPVRRACYSGDRTGHMILQTLYQNCVKEGVEFFNEFYVLDQLITEVDGVKKSAGVVAYELATGEIHVFQAKSVVYASGGTGKFFKVTSNAHTLTGDGQAACYRRGLPLEDMEFFQFHPTGIWRMGILLTEGARGEGGILRNKDGERFMEKYAPVMKDLASRDVVSRSIYTEIREGRGCGPAGDHVYLDLTHLPPEQLDAKLPDITEFARTYLGIEPYTDPIPIQPTAHYAMGGIPTNVEGEVLADNTTVVPGLYAAGEVACVSVHGANRLGTNSLLDINVFGRRSGIAAAEYAAKSDFVELPENPAQLVQDQVERLRNSTGTERVADLRTELQECMDANVMVFRTEQTIKTAVGKIAELRERYLNVSVQDKGKRFNTDLLEAIELGNLLDLAEVMAVSALARKESRGGHYREDYPNRDDVNFMRHTMAYREVADDGSESIRLDYKPVVTTRYQPMERKY; the protein is encoded by the coding sequence ATGCAGATCCACAAGTACGACACCGTCATCGTCGGCGCAGGCGGCGCCGGCATGCGCGCGGCCATCGAGGCCACCAAGCGCAGCCGTACCGCCGTGCTGACGAAGCTCTACCCCACCCGCTCCCACACGGGCGCCGCGCAGGGCGGCATGGCCGCCGCGCTCGCCAACGTGGAGGAGGACAACTGGGAGTGGCACACCTTCGACACGATCAAGGGCGGCGACTACCTGGTCGACCAGGACGCCGCCGAGATCCTGGCGAAGGAGGCCATCGACGCCGTCCTCGACCTGGAGAAGATGGGCCTGCCGTTCGGCCGCACCCCCGAGGGCAAGATCGACCAGCGCCGCTTCGGTGGTCACACCCGCAGCCACGGTGAGGCCCCGGTCCGCCGCGCCTGCTACTCGGGCGACCGCACCGGCCACATGATCCTCCAGACGCTGTACCAGAACTGCGTCAAGGAGGGTGTGGAGTTCTTCAACGAGTTCTACGTCCTGGACCAGCTGATCACCGAGGTCGACGGGGTCAAGAAGTCCGCAGGCGTCGTCGCGTACGAGCTGGCGACCGGCGAGATCCACGTCTTCCAGGCGAAGTCGGTCGTCTACGCCTCCGGCGGCACCGGCAAGTTCTTCAAGGTGACGTCCAACGCCCACACCCTGACCGGTGACGGCCAGGCCGCCTGCTACCGGCGCGGTCTGCCGCTGGAGGACATGGAGTTCTTCCAGTTCCACCCGACGGGCATCTGGCGCATGGGCATCCTGCTGACGGAGGGCGCCCGCGGTGAGGGCGGCATCCTCCGCAACAAGGACGGCGAGCGCTTCATGGAGAAGTACGCGCCGGTCATGAAGGACCTCGCGTCCCGTGACGTCGTCTCGCGCTCCATCTACACGGAGATCCGTGAGGGCCGCGGCTGCGGTCCGGCCGGTGACCACGTGTACCTGGACCTGACGCACCTGCCGCCGGAGCAGCTGGACGCCAAGCTCCCGGACATCACGGAGTTCGCGCGTACGTACCTCGGCATCGAGCCCTACACGGACCCGATCCCGATCCAGCCGACCGCGCACTACGCCATGGGCGGCATCCCGACCAACGTCGAGGGCGAGGTGCTGGCCGACAACACCACCGTCGTCCCGGGCCTGTACGCCGCCGGCGAGGTCGCCTGTGTCTCGGTGCACGGCGCCAACCGTCTGGGCACCAACTCGCTGCTCGACATCAACGTCTTCGGACGGCGTTCGGGCATCGCCGCCGCCGAGTACGCGGCGAAGAGCGACTTCGTCGAGCTTCCCGAGAACCCGGCCCAGCTGGTCCAGGACCAGGTCGAGCGGCTGCGCAACTCGACGGGCACCGAGCGGGTCGCCGACCTGCGCACGGAGCTGCAGGAGTGCATGGACGCCAACGTGATGGTGTTCCGCACCGAGCAGACCATCAAGACGGCGGTCGGCAAGATCGCCGAGCTGCGCGAGCGGTACCTCAACGTGTCGGTCCAGGACAAGGGCAAGCGGTTCAACACCGACCTGCTGGAGGCCATCGAGCTGGGCAACCTGCTCGACCTGGCCGAGGTCATGGCGGTCTCCGCGCTCGCCCGCAAGGAGTCCCGCGGCGGTCACTACCGCGAGGACTACCCCAACCGCGACGACGTCAACTTCATGCGCCACACCATGGCGTACCGCGAGGTCGCGGATGACGGCTCCGAGTCGATCCGGCTCGACTACAAGCCGGTC
- a CDS encoding succinate dehydrogenase, cytochrome b556 subunit: MPAGTLYRGREGMWSWVAHRVTGVLIFFFLFVHVLDTALVRVSPEAYDDVVATYKTPIVALLEYGLVAAILFHALNGLRIIAVDFWAKGPRFQKQMLWTVLGIWIVLMVGALYPVLGHAVRDVFGS; this comes from the coding sequence GTGCCGGCTGGAACGCTGTACCGCGGCCGGGAAGGCATGTGGTCCTGGGTGGCTCATCGAGTCACCGGTGTCCTCATTTTCTTCTTCCTGTTCGTACATGTCCTGGACACCGCTCTCGTCCGCGTCTCCCCGGAGGCTTACGACGACGTCGTGGCCACGTACAAGACGCCGATCGTCGCGCTCCTCGAATACGGCCTCGTGGCCGCCATTCTCTTCCACGCGCTGAACGGTCTCCGGATCATCGCCGTGGACTTCTGGGCCAAGGGCCCGCGCTTCCAGAAGCAGATGCTCTGGACCGTGCTGGGTATCTGGATCGTGCTGATGGTCGGGGCCCTGTACCCCGTCCTCGGTCACGCCGTACGCGACGTCTTCGGGAGCTGA
- a CDS encoding succinate dehydrogenase, giving the protein MSSETSSAAAIGDVEGVSLYDADNPAPVIEPPRKRTAKTPKASRTNFEMYAWLFMRLSGILLTVLVIGHLLIQLVLDGGVSKIGFAFVAGRWASPFWQIWDLLMLWLAMLHGANGLRTVINDYAERDNTRFWLKMLLYTATVFTILLGTLVIFTFDPNIR; this is encoded by the coding sequence ATGTCCAGCGAGACTTCTTCCGCAGCCGCGATCGGCGATGTCGAGGGCGTGAGCCTCTACGACGCCGACAACCCGGCCCCGGTGATCGAGCCCCCGCGCAAGCGGACGGCCAAGACGCCCAAGGCATCGCGCACCAACTTCGAGATGTACGCCTGGCTCTTCATGCGCCTGTCGGGCATCCTCCTGACCGTCCTCGTCATCGGCCACCTGCTGATCCAGCTGGTGCTCGACGGCGGCGTCTCCAAGATCGGCTTCGCCTTCGTGGCGGGCCGCTGGGCCTCGCCGTTCTGGCAGATCTGGGACCTGCTGATGCTGTGGCTCGCCATGCTCCACGGCGCCAACGGCCTCCGTACGGTCATCAACGACTACGCCGAACGGGACAACACCCGCTTCTGGCTGAAGATGCTCCTGTACACCGCCACGGTGTTCACCATCCTGCTGGGCACGCTGGTGATCTTCACCTTCGACCCGAACATCCGCTAG
- a CDS encoding beta-N-acetylglucosaminidase produces the protein MSPTRGALVTGAAVTAAAAVVLTVVVWPEGSGSHPSRDTASPSGTSATAAAPSPSRSYPMSSAPSSIPAVREHTAARGPGWQPGKDSAVVIAEGSQVLADEAQLLAKELKLAYRGAEAPREGDVELALGAKDSGPAESYTLTVRDRKVKITGPDESGVFYGTRTLKQSLKADRTFPEGVVNDRPDRPQRGLNLDIARKHYSAEWIEDRVREMADLKLNQLGLHFSDDQAFRIESKTHPEVVSDEALTQDEVRRIVGLANSLHIEVVPEIDSPGHLGAVLRAHPDLQLRNTQGRESRGSIDISKPGAAKLIDELLDEYTELFPGKYWHLGADEYQALMVRDPAASYPQLQRAAEQKHGSGATIEDLATGWLNDRAAVVEPKGRTAKAWNDGLFRDSRIKADKNIEIEYWTGKEIGARPPQEYLAEGYKLLNLNDEFLYYVLGEPNEFVYPTGERIYEQWTPMVLRGTEPVAERYSPQILGGRFAVWGDLPNAQTTQQVADGIRMPLVATAQKVWDPRKPELSWAQFRELAERTGSAG, from the coding sequence ATGTCGCCCACGCGTGGTGCCCTCGTCACCGGCGCGGCTGTCACCGCCGCGGCCGCCGTCGTCCTCACCGTCGTCGTCTGGCCGGAAGGCTCCGGCAGCCACCCCTCCCGCGACACGGCGTCACCGTCCGGGACCTCCGCCACGGCGGCCGCCCCCTCACCCTCCCGCAGCTATCCGATGTCCAGCGCGCCCAGCAGCATCCCGGCGGTCCGCGAGCACACCGCCGCGCGCGGGCCCGGCTGGCAGCCGGGCAAGGACAGCGCGGTCGTCATAGCCGAGGGCAGCCAGGTGCTCGCCGACGAGGCCCAGCTGCTCGCCAAGGAGCTGAAGCTCGCCTACCGGGGGGCCGAGGCGCCCCGCGAGGGGGACGTCGAGCTGGCGCTCGGCGCGAAGGACTCGGGGCCCGCCGAGTCGTACACGCTCACCGTCCGCGACCGGAAGGTGAAGATCACCGGCCCCGACGAGTCGGGCGTCTTCTACGGCACCCGGACCCTCAAGCAGTCGCTCAAGGCCGACCGGACCTTCCCCGAGGGCGTGGTCAACGACCGCCCCGACCGGCCGCAGCGCGGGCTGAACCTCGACATCGCCCGTAAGCACTACAGCGCGGAGTGGATCGAGGACCGCGTACGGGAGATGGCCGACCTCAAGCTCAACCAGCTCGGCCTGCACTTCTCCGACGACCAGGCGTTCCGGATCGAGTCGAAGACCCACCCCGAGGTGGTCTCGGACGAGGCCCTCACCCAGGACGAGGTCCGCCGCATCGTCGGCCTCGCCAACAGCCTGCACATCGAGGTCGTCCCCGAGATCGACTCGCCCGGACACCTGGGCGCGGTGCTGCGCGCCCACCCCGACCTCCAGCTCCGCAACACCCAGGGCCGGGAGTCCCGGGGCTCCATCGACATCTCCAAGCCGGGCGCGGCGAAGCTGATCGACGAGCTGCTGGACGAGTACACCGAGCTGTTCCCCGGGAAGTACTGGCACCTGGGCGCCGACGAGTACCAGGCGCTGATGGTCCGCGACCCGGCCGCCTCCTACCCGCAGCTCCAGCGGGCCGCCGAGCAGAAGCACGGCTCCGGCGCCACGATCGAGGACCTCGCCACCGGCTGGCTGAACGACCGGGCGGCGGTGGTCGAGCCCAAGGGCCGTACGGCCAAGGCATGGAACGACGGCCTCTTCCGCGACTCGCGGATCAAGGCCGACAAGAACATCGAGATCGAGTACTGGACCGGCAAGGAGATCGGCGCCCGGCCCCCGCAGGAGTACCTCGCCGAGGGCTACAAGCTGCTGAACCTCAACGACGAGTTCCTGTACTACGTGCTCGGCGAGCCCAACGAGTTCGTCTACCCGACCGGCGAACGGATCTACGAGCAGTGGACCCCGATGGTCCTGCGCGGCACCGAGCCGGTCGCGGAGCGCTACTCGCCGCAGATCCTCGGCGGCCGGTTCGCGGTCTGGGGCGACCTGCCGAACGCCCAGACGACACAGCAGGTGGCGGACGGCATCAGGATGCCGCTGGTGGCGACCGCCCAGAAGGTCTGGGACCCGCGGAAGCCGGAGCTGAGCTGGGCGCAGTTCCGGGAGCTGGCGGAGCGGACGGGCAGCGCGGGCTGA